Proteins encoded by one window of Planktothrix tepida PCC 9214:
- a CDS encoding GIY-YIG nuclease family protein: MTELESNIYLLQAEGTKRFKIERSLQVLTRNQILNDQIPYALKVIEIFSTPDPQKDETKLHEIFAYRRLQSDWFEFDSPEYAARLIHDYFRLRQETHHQISTLSQQLKSATQKLKNTEEKLNHLEQDYQKLQQERDHLFQFKVAIQRDMTRILSRLESHGLNGNSIYTEQSLRHSAMSLIRYRLGVAQQKRCLQLGDTVIMVGFSLFEYETKFEQFKSCLDKYSITAEDENTVDTSLLEAGVPLGIYFTTDKPYARLEIEIPRRYWALPGMVPELFKELKEFGFEARYCRLVHIGEDGDTGELGFIPCDSLDEIWHQVLTQIRPLGTQTLLRQQGSLIELSPESTRVGVTSRTLLKMIQDKIPHLESAFEEILGIRFCVNVELMNDSP, translated from the coding sequence ATGACAGAGTTAGAGAGCAATATCTATCTATTACAAGCAGAAGGAACAAAACGATTTAAAATTGAAAGATCTTTGCAGGTATTAACCCGGAATCAAATCCTTAATGATCAAATTCCCTATGCGTTAAAAGTAATCGAAATTTTTAGCACTCCTGATCCTCAAAAAGATGAAACAAAATTACATGAAATTTTTGCCTATCGTCGCTTACAAAGTGATTGGTTTGAATTTGATTCTCCTGAATATGCAGCCCGGTTAATTCACGATTATTTTCGTCTACGTCAAGAAACCCATCACCAAATTAGTACCCTTTCCCAACAATTAAAATCGGCGACTCAAAAATTAAAAAATACAGAAGAAAAATTAAATCACCTAGAACAAGACTATCAAAAATTACAACAGGAACGAGATCACCTGTTTCAATTTAAAGTTGCAATTCAAAGAGATATGACCCGCATTTTATCTCGTTTAGAATCTCATGGATTAAATGGAAATAGTATTTATACTGAACAATCCTTAAGACATAGCGCCATGAGTCTAATTCGTTATCGCTTAGGAGTTGCCCAACAAAAACGTTGCTTACAGTTAGGTGATACTGTGATTATGGTGGGGTTTTCCTTGTTTGAATATGAAACTAAATTTGAGCAATTCAAAAGCTGTTTAGACAAATATTCTATTACCGCCGAGGATGAAAATACGGTAGATACCTCCTTATTAGAAGCAGGAGTTCCCTTGGGAATTTATTTTACAACGGATAAACCCTATGCTCGTTTAGAAATTGAAATACCTCGACGATATTGGGCTTTACCAGGGATGGTTCCTGAACTGTTTAAAGAATTAAAAGAATTTGGGTTTGAAGCCCGTTATTGTCGATTAGTTCATATTGGAGAAGACGGAGATACAGGAGAATTAGGGTTTATTCCTTGTGATAGTTTAGATGAAATTTGGCATCAAGTTTTAACTCAAATTAGACCATTAGGAACCCAAACCTTATTGCGTCAACAAGGAAGTTTAATTGAATTAAGCCCTGAAAGTACCCGTGTGGGTGTTACCAGTCGAACCTTACTGAAAATGATTCAAGATAAAATTCCTCATCTGGAATCTGCTTTTGAAGAAATATTAGGAATTCGCTTTTGTGTCAATGTTGAATTAATGAATGATTCTCCTTAA
- a CDS encoding YegS/Rv2252/BmrU family lipid kinase translates to MTAIIALLADETQQEKLVNFITQHENVLSHYRLMGLDNLAGALKQRTWLRIETMLSLRQGGDMVIASKIIAGEEIAAVIYLVEPTQTTFSELPLLTLLRVCNIYNIPIASNIGTAEAIIVQLRRTRSAYLIFNPVSGVGNANQDLLLIRQLLEPYFHLKVHLTTPETDPTELAKEAVEQNVDLVIASGGDGTVSAVAGAVINTNIPLGIIPRGTANAFSVALGIPTNIQGACEVIIAGLIRTIDVANCNGLPMILLAGIGFEAETVSKADRETKKRWGPLAYIMAGWQQLNEQTDFETEIEINGEINQCEAAAITVANVAPATSVLAQGLGQVIPDDGLLEVLMYTSPVDKMQALAGMVRLLGAGLLKTEIQRDNMIAFRTQRLKISTNPPQKVVLDGEIIGTTPIEVECVPKGLKIMTPAISAVPNVEEVATLNVNEVEVNEIENSLVEILPLEKPGL, encoded by the coding sequence ATGACTGCGATCATTGCCCTACTCGCTGATGAGACTCAGCAAGAAAAGCTCGTGAATTTTATAACTCAACACGAGAATGTCCTATCCCATTACCGCCTCATGGGTTTAGACAATCTTGCAGGTGCTTTAAAACAGAGGACATGGTTAAGGATTGAGACAATGTTATCTCTGCGACAAGGAGGGGATATGGTCATCGCCTCAAAAATAATTGCAGGGGAAGAGATTGCTGCGGTCATTTATTTAGTAGAACCCACCCAAACGACTTTTTCTGAGTTACCGCTTTTAACATTACTCCGAGTTTGCAATATCTACAATATTCCGATTGCGAGTAATATTGGAACCGCAGAAGCAATTATTGTTCAATTGCGCCGAACTCGTTCGGCGTATTTAATTTTTAATCCCGTTTCAGGGGTGGGAAATGCTAATCAAGATTTATTATTAATTCGACAATTATTAGAACCCTATTTTCATTTAAAAGTTCACTTAACAACACCTGAAACTGATCCAACGGAATTAGCAAAAGAAGCGGTGGAACAAAATGTTGACTTAGTAATTGCATCGGGGGGAGATGGGACGGTTTCGGCTGTAGCAGGAGCCGTGATTAATACCAATATTCCATTAGGAATTATCCCCAGAGGCACGGCTAATGCCTTTTCGGTGGCGTTGGGAATTCCGACGAATATTCAGGGGGCTTGTGAAGTCATTATTGCCGGATTAATCCGCACGATTGATGTGGCAAATTGTAATGGTTTACCGATGATTTTACTAGCTGGAATTGGGTTTGAAGCCGAAACGGTGAGTAAAGCAGATCGAGAAACGAAAAAACGCTGGGGGCCGTTAGCTTATATTATGGCAGGATGGCAACAATTAAACGAACAAACAGACTTTGAAACGGAAATTGAAATTAATGGTGAAATCAATCAATGTGAAGCTGCCGCGATTACAGTTGCCAATGTTGCTCCTGCTACTTCCGTTTTAGCCCAAGGATTAGGACAGGTGATTCCTGATGATGGATTGTTAGAAGTTTTAATGTATACCTCTCCTGTCGATAAAATGCAAGCCTTGGCGGGGATGGTGCGTTTATTAGGGGCAGGTTTACTGAAAACAGAAATTCAACGAGATAATATGATTGCCTTTCGGACTCAACGCCTTAAAATTTCAACTAATCCTCCTCAAAAAGTAGTTTTAGATGGGGAAATTATTGGCACAACACCGATAGAAGTAGAATGTGTTCCTAAAGGATTAAAAATTATGACTCCGGCGATTTCTGCCGTCCCTAATGTTGAAGAAGTTGCAACTTTGAATGTGAATGAGGTTGAAGTTAATGAAATAGAGAATAGCTTAGTGGAGATCCTTCCCCTGGAAAAGCCAGGGCTTTAA
- the ruvB gene encoding Holliday junction branch migration DNA helicase RuvB, producing the protein MAIISSKKQSPEPEPSDNFSGLATPAAKKSRKSKTQEPIDELDYLLEAEATPQEEINRQQDEKIRPHRLEDYIGQKDLKDVLSIAIAAAKSRQEPLDHLLLYGPPGLGKTTMSLILASEMGVTCKITTAPALEKPRDIAGLLVSLKPGEVLFIDEIHRLSKVAEEILYPAMEDCRLDITIGQGRAAKTRSIPLKPFTIVGATTRVGSLTAPLRDRFGIIQRLRFYEIDELSLIVQRTAKLLNTPITPEGAIEIAQRARGTPRIANRLLRRVRDYVQVKSTGEINAEIANIALEVFNVDPMGLDWTDRNMLSAMIENFKGGPVGLETMAAITGEDTQTIEEVYEPYLMQIGFIQRTNRGRVATPAAWKHLGFDHPENR; encoded by the coding sequence ATGGCGATTATTTCTTCCAAAAAGCAGTCCCCTGAACCTGAACCCTCGGATAATTTCTCTGGGTTGGCGACTCCAGCAGCTAAAAAATCCAGAAAATCTAAGACCCAGGAGCCGATTGATGAGTTGGATTATTTATTAGAAGCAGAAGCAACACCCCAGGAAGAAATTAATCGTCAACAGGATGAAAAAATTCGTCCCCATCGGTTAGAAGATTATATTGGACAAAAAGATTTAAAAGATGTTTTATCCATTGCGATCGCGGCTGCCAAATCTCGTCAGGAACCGTTAGATCATTTATTATTATATGGCCCTCCGGGGTTGGGAAAAACCACCATGTCGCTGATTTTAGCGTCGGAAATGGGGGTAACGTGTAAAATTACAACGGCTCCAGCGTTAGAAAAACCCCGTGATATTGCGGGATTATTAGTGAGTTTAAAGCCGGGAGAAGTGTTATTTATTGATGAAATTCATCGATTATCAAAAGTTGCTGAAGAAATTTTATATCCGGCGATGGAAGATTGCCGATTAGATATTACCATTGGTCAAGGGCGAGCGGCAAAAACTCGCAGTATTCCTCTCAAACCCTTTACCATTGTGGGTGCGACAACACGGGTGGGTTCCTTAACGGCTCCATTGCGCGATCGCTTCGGAATTATTCAACGATTACGCTTTTATGAAATTGATGAATTAAGTTTAATTGTACAACGCACTGCCAAATTATTAAATACTCCCATTACCCCAGAAGGAGCGATCGAAATTGCTCAACGTGCTAGGGGAACGCCTCGAATTGCAAATCGGTTATTACGTCGAGTTCGAGATTATGTTCAAGTCAAAAGTACAGGAGAAATTAATGCGGAAATTGCCAATATTGCCTTAGAAGTTTTTAATGTTGATCCCATGGGATTAGATTGGACAGATCGCAATATGTTAAGTGCGATGATTGAAAACTTTAAAGGCGGGCCAGTGGGATTAGAAACAATGGCGGCAATTACTGGGGAAGATACCCAAACCATTGAAGAAGTTTATGAACCTTATTTAATGCAAATTGGGTTTATTCAACGCACAAACCGGGGTCGTGTGGCGACACCTGCGGCTTGGAAACATTTAGGATTTGATCATCCTGAAAATCGTTAA